A single region of the Streptomyces sp. NBC_01262 genome encodes:
- a CDS encoding ABC transporter permease: MSEKTIEKSAPVEDAAPDKAAIAEEKAAAREASLFKDGWSDLRKSWMFIISGAVIVLLLALAIAPQLFTARSPLSDGFCQLQNSMNGPSSSHLFGYDLQGCDIYTRTVYATRNSIIVGVVTSALTTMIGGLLGMIAGLRAGWLDSVLSRVTEVFFALPLIVGALLIASMFGAGDAWSVSVIMAVLGWPQVYRIMRGEVIANKHNDYVMAAKALGASTGRIAFRHILPNTLAPVIVITTMNLGVYISGEAALSYLGIGVQAPNISWGLMISDVQDRFLTSPHALLFPAGALSITVLAFIMLGDAVRDAFDPKLR; the protein is encoded by the coding sequence ATGAGTGAGAAGACCATCGAGAAGTCCGCTCCCGTCGAGGACGCGGCGCCCGACAAGGCGGCGATCGCCGAGGAGAAGGCGGCGGCGCGCGAGGCCAGCCTGTTCAAGGACGGCTGGTCCGACCTGCGCAAGAGCTGGATGTTCATCATCTCGGGGGCGGTCATCGTCCTCCTGCTCGCGCTGGCCATCGCACCGCAGCTCTTCACCGCCCGCAGCCCGTTGAGCGACGGCTTCTGCCAGCTACAGAACTCGATGAACGGGCCGTCGTCCAGTCATTTGTTCGGGTACGACCTCCAGGGCTGCGACATCTACACCCGAACCGTCTATGCCACCCGCAACTCGATCATCGTCGGTGTGGTGACCAGCGCGCTCACCACCATGATCGGCGGCCTGCTCGGCATGATCGCCGGCCTTCGGGCCGGCTGGCTGGACTCGGTCCTGTCCCGGGTCACCGAGGTGTTCTTCGCGCTGCCGCTCATCGTCGGCGCGCTGCTGATCGCGTCGATGTTCGGTGCCGGCGACGCCTGGTCGGTCTCCGTCATCATGGCCGTTCTCGGCTGGCCGCAGGTCTACCGGATCATGCGCGGCGAGGTCATCGCCAACAAGCACAACGACTACGTCATGGCGGCCAAGGCGCTCGGCGCGAGCACCGGCCGAATAGCCTTCCGCCACATCCTGCCGAACACCCTCGCCCCGGTGATCGTCATCACGACGATGAATCTTGGCGTGTACATCTCCGGTGAAGCGGCGCTGTCGTACCTGGGCATCGGTGTCCAGGCCCCGAACATCTCCTGGGGTCTGATGATCAGCGACGTCCAGGACCGGTTCCTGACCTCGCCGCACGCCCTGCTCTTCCCGGCCGGGGCGCTCAGTATCACGGTGCTGGCGTTCATCATGCTCGGCGACGCGGTCCGCGACGCCTTCGACCCGAAACTGCGCTGA
- a CDS encoding ABC transporter permease translates to MGRFVVRRILQAIPVLIGVTFIIFCLVFALHGDPIQALAGEKRADPNIAAILREQYHLNDPLITQYWYYISDLARGDLGTTYNGRAISEIVSERFPVTLQLSLTAFGIEAVIGILAGIYSALRKGRFIDNLVLISTLFLISIPVFVLGNVLQLEFGVKLGITPVAGIEDGWPSSYILPGFVLASTSMAYIARLTRTSMMESVRADYVRTAIAKGLPYRRVIGVHALRNSLIPVVTFLGMDLGALMGGAIITERVFNLPGIGGQLAQSVYLRERPTVVGLVTMLVLIYLVANLVVDVLYAVLDPRIRYE, encoded by the coding sequence ATGGGCCGATTCGTCGTGCGCCGTATCCTGCAGGCGATCCCTGTACTGATAGGCGTCACGTTCATCATCTTCTGCCTGGTCTTTGCCCTGCATGGCGACCCGATCCAGGCACTGGCCGGCGAGAAGCGCGCCGACCCCAACATCGCGGCGATCCTGCGCGAGCAGTATCACCTCAACGATCCGCTGATCACGCAGTACTGGTACTACATCAGCGATCTGGCCCGAGGCGATCTGGGCACGACGTACAACGGCCGGGCGATCTCCGAGATCGTCTCCGAACGCTTCCCCGTGACGCTCCAGCTCTCGCTGACCGCGTTCGGGATCGAGGCGGTCATCGGCATCCTTGCCGGCATCTACTCGGCCCTGCGCAAGGGCAGGTTCATCGACAACCTGGTGCTGATCAGCACGCTGTTCCTGATCTCGATCCCAGTCTTCGTGCTCGGCAACGTGCTCCAGCTGGAGTTCGGCGTCAAGCTCGGGATCACCCCGGTGGCGGGCATCGAGGACGGATGGCCCAGCAGCTACATCCTGCCCGGCTTCGTACTGGCCTCGACATCGATGGCGTACATCGCCCGGCTGACCCGCACCAGCATGATGGAGTCGGTGCGAGCCGACTACGTCCGTACGGCCATCGCCAAGGGCCTGCCGTACCGCCGGGTCATCGGCGTGCACGCACTGCGCAACTCGCTCATCCCCGTGGTCACCTTTCTGGGCATGGACCTCGGAGCGCTGATGGGAGGCGCGATCATCACCGAGCGGGTCTTCAACCTGCCCGGCATCGGCGGGCAGCTGGCGCAGTCCGTTTATCTGCGCGAGCGTCCCACGGTGGTCGGCCTGGTCACCATGCTCGTCCTGATCTACCTGGTGGCCAACCTCGTCGTAGACGTTCTCTACGCCGTGCTCGACCCGAGGATCCGCTATGAGTGA
- a CDS encoding peptide ABC transporter substrate-binding protein: MRGAKSAKWVVGTIVVALAATACGGSGDSSGAKSDGIVSMEIGEPQNGLVPSNTYETEGGEVIDALFTGLTRLNADNKVVNDLAASIETTDSKVWTIKLKSGYTFHNGEKVTASSFVDAWNYGANQDNAQQTNALFSHIAGYADLNPGEGKKVTTTTMSGLKAVDDSTLSVTLSASFSAFPSQLSFTGFSPLPKAFFKDPKGFGEAPIGNGPYEIKGKVKHNESISVVKYDKYPEAKDYEVKGINFKIYSNADTSYKDLVAGNIDIDDSIPTSGLATYKKDLGDRAIDESDSGVGYLGFPLKYNKYFANAKLRKAISMAIDRETIASKIFLGSRMPADDFISPIIEGYRKGACGDACTLNPTEAKKLYKESGGLPDDKLEIGYNADGDHKAWIEAVANQLQQNLGIKVTAKPFEQFATILNDLDAKKYSGVFRMGWNMDYPNMENYLAPIFSKDAIANGSNYAGYSNAEFEKDLKAGDQAPTSAEAIKQYQAADDIILDEMPYIPVYFYKLNAGYSSKIKSMRIAGGDVLWDTVKLA; this comes from the coding sequence ATGCGCGGTGCCAAGAGCGCCAAGTGGGTAGTGGGCACGATCGTTGTTGCCCTGGCCGCGACTGCCTGTGGTGGCAGCGGCGACAGTTCGGGCGCCAAGTCTGATGGCATCGTGTCCATGGAGATCGGTGAGCCCCAGAACGGGCTCGTCCCGAGCAACACCTATGAGACCGAGGGCGGTGAGGTCATCGACGCTCTGTTCACCGGCCTCACCCGGCTGAACGCCGACAACAAGGTCGTCAACGACCTGGCGGCGTCGATCGAGACGACCGACAGCAAGGTCTGGACGATCAAGCTCAAGAGCGGCTACACCTTCCATAACGGCGAGAAGGTCACCGCCTCGTCCTTCGTCGACGCCTGGAACTACGGCGCCAACCAGGACAACGCGCAGCAGACCAACGCGCTCTTCTCGCACATCGCGGGTTACGCGGACCTGAACCCGGGCGAGGGCAAGAAGGTCACCACGACCACGATGTCCGGCCTCAAGGCGGTGGACGACAGCACGCTGAGCGTCACCCTCTCCGCGTCGTTCTCCGCCTTCCCGTCCCAGCTCTCCTTCACCGGGTTCTCCCCACTGCCGAAGGCGTTCTTCAAGGACCCGAAGGGCTTCGGCGAGGCGCCGATAGGCAACGGCCCGTACGAGATAAAGGGCAAGGTCAAGCACAACGAGTCGATCAGCGTTGTCAAGTACGACAAGTACCCCGAGGCCAAGGACTACGAGGTCAAGGGGATCAACTTCAAGATCTACTCGAACGCTGACACCTCGTACAAGGACCTGGTCGCGGGCAACATCGACATCGACGACTCGATCCCGACCTCGGGCCTGGCCACGTACAAGAAGGACCTCGGCGACCGCGCGATCGACGAGTCCGACTCCGGCGTCGGCTACCTCGGCTTCCCGCTGAAGTACAACAAGTACTTCGCCAACGCGAAGCTGCGGAAGGCCATCTCCATGGCCATCGACCGGGAGACGATCGCGTCGAAGATCTTCCTCGGCTCGCGTATGCCCGCCGACGACTTCATCAGCCCGATCATCGAGGGCTACCGCAAGGGTGCCTGTGGCGACGCCTGCACGCTGAACCCGACCGAGGCCAAGAAGCTCTACAAGGAGTCCGGCGGCCTTCCGGATGACAAGCTGGAGATCGGCTACAACGCCGACGGTGACCACAAGGCCTGGATCGAGGCCGTCGCCAACCAGCTGCAGCAGAACCTCGGCATCAAGGTCACGGCCAAGCCGTTCGAGCAGTTCGCGACCATCCTGAACGACCTCGACGCGAAGAAGTACAGCGGCGTGTTCCGTATGGGCTGGAACATGGACTACCCGAACATGGAGAACTACCTCGCGCCGATCTTCTCCAAGGACGCCATCGCGAACGGCTCCAACTACGCGGGCTACTCCAACGCGGAGTTCGAGAAGGACCTCAAGGCCGGTGACCAGGCGCCGACTTCGGCCGAGGCCATCAAGCAGTACCAGGCCGCGGACGACATCATCCTCGACGAGATGCCGTACATTCCGGTGTACTTCTACAAGCTGAACGCCGGCTACAGCAGCAAGATCAAGAGCATGAGGATCGCCGGTGGCGACGTCCTGTGGGACACCGTCAAGCTCGCCTGA
- the typA gene encoding translational GTPase TypA gives MPTRHDIRNVAIVAHVDHGKTTLVDAMLKQAGAFAAHQHLDDRMMDSNDLEREKGITILAKNTAVKYHPKGGGDPVTINIIDTPGHADFGGEVERGLSMVDAVVLLVDASEGPLPQTRFVLRKALQAQLPVILCINKTDRPDSRIAEVIDETYDLFLDLDATEEQIEFPIVYACARDGVASLTKPENGTVPPDSDSLEPFFSTILSTVPAPVYDDAAPLQAHVTNLDADNFLGRIALLRVEQGHLKKGQTVAWIKRDGTITNVRLTELMMTEALTRRPVDSAGPGDICAVAGIPEITIGETLADPENPIALPLITVDEPAISMTIGTNTSPLVGKGGKGHKVTARLVKDRLDRELVGNVSLRVLPTERPDAWEVQGRGELALAILIETMRREGFELTVGKPQVVTKQVDGKTYEPIERMTIDSPEEYLGAITQLMATRKGRMETMSNHGSGWVRMEWIVPSRGLIGFRTEFLTQTRGTGIAHSIFEGHEPWFGELRTRNNGSLVADRAGVVTPFAMINLQERGVIFVEPTTEVYEGMIIGENSRSDDMDVNITKEKKLTNMRAASADNTENVVPPRKLSLEQSLEFCRDDECIEVTPETVRIRKVVLDQKERGRTASRAKR, from the coding sequence ATGCCCACGCGCCACGACATTCGTAACGTCGCCATCGTCGCCCACGTCGACCACGGCAAGACGACCCTCGTCGACGCCATGCTGAAGCAGGCGGGCGCTTTCGCGGCCCATCAGCACCTCGACGACCGCATGATGGACAGCAATGACCTCGAACGCGAGAAGGGCATCACCATTCTCGCGAAGAACACCGCCGTCAAGTACCACCCCAAGGGCGGTGGCGACCCGGTCACCATCAACATCATCGACACCCCCGGCCACGCCGACTTCGGCGGCGAGGTCGAGCGCGGCCTGTCCATGGTCGACGCGGTCGTCCTGCTGGTGGACGCCTCCGAGGGCCCGCTGCCGCAGACCCGCTTCGTGCTGCGCAAGGCGCTGCAGGCCCAGCTGCCGGTGATCCTGTGCATCAACAAGACGGACCGCCCGGACTCCCGGATCGCCGAGGTCATCGACGAGACCTACGACCTCTTCCTGGACCTGGACGCGACCGAGGAGCAGATCGAGTTCCCGATCGTCTACGCCTGTGCGCGTGACGGCGTCGCCTCGCTCACCAAGCCGGAGAACGGCACGGTCCCGCCGGACAGCGACAGCCTGGAGCCGTTCTTCTCCACGATCCTGAGCACCGTCCCCGCCCCGGTGTACGACGACGCGGCGCCCCTGCAGGCCCACGTCACCAACCTGGACGCGGACAACTTCCTCGGCCGGATCGCGCTGCTCCGCGTCGAGCAGGGCCACCTTAAGAAGGGCCAGACCGTCGCGTGGATCAAGCGCGACGGGACGATCACCAACGTCCGGCTCACCGAGCTGATGATGACGGAGGCGCTCACCCGCAGGCCCGTCGATTCGGCCGGCCCCGGTGACATCTGCGCGGTCGCCGGCATCCCGGAGATCACGATCGGCGAGACCCTCGCCGACCCGGAGAACCCGATCGCGCTGCCGCTGATCACGGTCGACGAGCCGGCGATCTCGATGACCATCGGTACGAACACCTCGCCGCTGGTCGGCAAGGGCGGCAAGGGCCACAAGGTCACCGCCCGCCTGGTGAAGGACCGCCTGGACCGCGAGCTGGTCGGTAACGTCTCGCTGCGCGTGCTGCCGACCGAGCGTCCCGACGCCTGGGAGGTCCAGGGCCGTGGTGAGCTGGCGCTGGCCATCCTCATCGAGACCATGCGCCGGGAGGGCTTCGAGCTGACCGTCGGCAAGCCCCAGGTGGTCACCAAGCAGGTCGACGGCAAGACGTACGAGCCGATCGAGCGCATGACGATCGACTCCCCCGAGGAGTACCTCGGCGCGATCACGCAGCTGATGGCGACCCGCAAGGGCCGCATGGAGACCATGAGCAACCACGGCTCCGGCTGGGTCCGCATGGAGTGGATCGTGCCGTCGCGTGGTCTCATCGGCTTCCGTACCGAGTTCCTGACCCAGACCCGCGGCACGGGCATCGCGCACTCCATCTTCGAGGGCCACGAGCCCTGGTTCGGCGAGCTGCGCACCCGTAACAACGGCTCGCTGGTGGCGGACCGGGCCGGCGTCGTGACCCCCTTCGCGATGATCAACCTGCAGGAGCGCGGCGTCATCTTCGTCGAGCCCACCACCGAGGTCTACGAGGGCATGATCATCGGTGAGAACTCGCGTTCCGACGACATGGACGTGAACATCACCAAGGAGAAGAAGCTCACCAACATGCGTGCGGCTTCCGCGGACAACACCGAGAACGTGGTGCCCCCGCGCAAGCTCTCCCTGGAGCAGTCGCTGGAGTTCTGCCGCGACGACGAGTGCATCGAGGTCACCCCGGAGACTGTCCGCATCCGCAAGGTCGTCCTCGACCAGAAGGAGCGCGGTCGCACCGCGAGCCGCGCGAAGCGGTAA
- a CDS encoding ABC transporter family substrate-binding protein yields the protein MARSVTLTGTALTAALALAVAGCSSGSDDSAAGTDIAAAPRDAVRDGGTLRWAVDSVPATLNAFQAAADDTTALVTGAVLPVLFRLDGRGRPQRDADYLESAQVVDTTPKQVVAYRLNPKARWSDGRAVTAADFTAQWKALRGKDDAYWTARNAGYDRIASVRPGKDAREVRVTFARPYADWQSLFSPLYPASVTGTATAFNEGARHGLPVSAGPFSVGVVSAKAGTVTLMRNRAWWGDRAKLDSLVLAAVPRAKRPAALAAGTLDVAAFEPTSYAALRKQEKAKKLVLRKTAEAAWSQLALNGSSGALADERVRHAVARAIDRQAIADAVLKPLGLPAKPLGNHLLLASQEGYADHSSALGSVSASSAQALLADAGWKPAKMQPAGEGANAAGPALHSVRTGKVLTLRFLLPESSATLDRVGARIARMLARIGVRTEITRVADDSFFRDHVASGDFDLALYSWPGTAYPATDARPIFAKPEPAADGTLTVEQNYTRVGTDRIDQLLDQAAAELDPSAARDLTARADARIWAAAASIPLYQRPQLVALRPSVANAGAFGFATPRFQDIGFTEK from the coding sequence ATGGCCCGCAGCGTCACTCTCACCGGCACCGCGCTCACCGCGGCACTGGCCCTCGCGGTCGCCGGCTGCTCGTCCGGCTCGGACGACTCCGCCGCCGGCACCGACATCGCCGCCGCCCCGCGCGACGCCGTACGGGACGGGGGGACGCTGCGCTGGGCGGTGGACTCCGTGCCGGCGACGCTGAACGCGTTCCAGGCGGCGGCCGACGACACCACGGCGCTGGTCACCGGCGCCGTGCTGCCGGTGCTGTTCCGGCTGGACGGCAGGGGCCGCCCGCAGCGGGACGCGGACTACCTGGAGTCGGCGCAGGTGGTGGACACCACGCCGAAGCAGGTCGTGGCGTACCGGCTCAATCCGAAGGCCCGGTGGTCGGACGGCCGCGCCGTCACCGCCGCGGACTTCACCGCCCAGTGGAAGGCGCTGCGCGGCAAGGACGACGCCTACTGGACCGCGCGCAACGCGGGCTACGACCGGATCGCCTCGGTCAGGCCCGGCAAGGACGCCCGCGAGGTCCGGGTCACCTTCGCCCGCCCGTACGCCGACTGGCAGTCGCTCTTCTCCCCCCTCTACCCGGCCTCGGTCACCGGCACGGCGACCGCCTTCAACGAGGGCGCCCGCCACGGCCTGCCCGTCTCGGCCGGGCCCTTCTCCGTCGGCGTCGTCTCGGCGAAGGCCGGCACCGTCACCCTGATGCGCAACCGCGCCTGGTGGGGCGACCGGGCCAAGCTCGACTCGCTCGTCCTGGCCGCCGTGCCGCGCGCGAAGCGCCCCGCCGCGCTGGCGGCCGGGACGCTGGACGTGGCCGCCTTCGAGCCCACGTCCTACGCCGCCCTGCGCAAGCAGGAAAAGGCCAAGAAACTCGTCCTGCGCAAGACGGCCGAGGCCGCCTGGTCCCAGCTCGCCCTCAACGGCTCCTCCGGCGCGCTCGCCGATGAGCGCGTACGCCACGCCGTGGCCCGCGCGATCGACCGCCAGGCCATCGCGGACGCCGTCCTGAAGCCGCTCGGCCTGCCCGCGAAGCCGCTGGGCAACCACCTGCTGCTCGCGTCGCAGGAAGGTTACGCCGACCACAGCTCGGCCCTCGGCTCCGTGAGCGCCTCGTCCGCGCAGGCGCTGCTGGCCGACGCCGGCTGGAAGCCGGCCAAGATGCAGCCGGCCGGGGAAGGGGCGAACGCCGCCGGGCCCGCCCTGCACAGCGTCAGGACCGGCAAGGTCCTCACCCTGCGCTTCCTCCTGCCGGAGTCCTCGGCCACCCTCGACCGGGTCGGCGCGCGCATCGCCCGCATGCTCGCCCGCATCGGCGTGCGCACCGAGATCACCCGGGTCGCCGACGACAGCTTCTTCCGCGACCACGTGGCCTCCGGCGACTTCGACCTGGCCCTGTACTCCTGGCCCGGCACCGCCTACCCGGCCACCGACGCCCGCCCGATCTTCGCCAAGCCCGAGCCCGCCGCCGACGGCACCCTCACCGTCGAGCAGAACTACACCCGCGTCGGCACCGACCGGATCGACCAGCTCCTCGACCAGGCCGCCGCCGAACTCGACCCCTCCGCGGCCCGCGACCTCACCGCCCGCGCCGACGCCCGCATCTGGGCCGCCGCCGCCTCCATCCCCCTCTACCAGCGCCCCCAGCTCGTCGCCCTGCGCCCCTCCGTCGCCAACGCCGGAGCCTTCGGCTTCGCGACCCCGCGCTTCCAGGACATCGGCTTCACGGAGAAGTAA
- a CDS encoding fumarate reductase/succinate dehydrogenase flavoprotein subunit, whose translation MTQVERHTYDVVVIGAGGAGLRAAIAAREQGLRTAVICKSLFGKAHTVMAEGGIAASMGNANPHDNWQVHFRDTMRGGKFLNQWRMAELHAQEAPDRVWELETWGALFDRTKDGRISQRNFGGHEYPRLAHVGDRTGLELIRTLQQKIVSLQQEDFKEHGDYEARLKVFQECTVTRVLKEGPRVSGVFGYVRESGRFFVMEAPAVVLATGGIGKSFKVTSNSWEYTGDGHALALLAGAPLINMEFVQFHPTGMVWPPSVKGILVTESVRGDGGVLRNSDGKRFMFDYIPDVFKEKYAQSEDEADGWYADPEHHRRPPELLPRDEVARAINSEVKAGRGSPHGGVFLDVSTRLSAEEIKRRLPSMHHQFKELADVDITAEPMEVGPTCHYVMGGVDVDPDTAAATGVPGLFAAGEVAGGMHGSNRLGGNSLSDLLVFGRRAGLHAAQYAAGLDGARPAIDEEQIDDAAAEALRPFSAEAPEGPTENPYGLHQELQQTMNDLVGIIRRADEMQEALDRLATLRVRARRAGVEGHRQFNPGWHLSLDLRNMLLVSECVARAALLRTESRGGHTRDDYPEMDRDWRKLNLVCALAEPSEDLLGQISATRRDMPPIRGDLLALFDQDELLKYLTDEELDR comes from the coding sequence ATGACGCAGGTCGAGCGTCACACGTACGACGTCGTGGTGATCGGCGCGGGCGGCGCCGGGCTGCGCGCCGCGATCGCGGCCCGGGAACAGGGTCTGCGGACCGCCGTCATCTGCAAGTCGCTGTTCGGCAAGGCGCACACCGTGATGGCCGAGGGCGGCATCGCGGCCAGCATGGGCAACGCCAATCCGCACGACAACTGGCAGGTCCACTTCCGGGACACCATGCGCGGGGGGAAGTTCCTCAATCAGTGGCGGATGGCCGAGCTGCATGCGCAGGAAGCGCCGGACCGGGTGTGGGAGCTGGAGACCTGGGGCGCCCTGTTCGACCGGACGAAGGACGGCCGGATCTCGCAGCGCAACTTCGGCGGCCACGAGTATCCGCGTCTTGCGCATGTCGGGGACCGGACCGGCCTGGAGCTGATCCGTACGCTCCAGCAGAAGATCGTCTCGCTCCAGCAGGAGGACTTCAAGGAGCACGGGGACTACGAGGCCCGGCTGAAGGTCTTCCAGGAGTGCACGGTCACCAGGGTGCTGAAAGAGGGCCCCCGGGTGAGCGGGGTCTTCGGCTACGTACGCGAGAGCGGGCGCTTCTTCGTCATGGAGGCGCCCGCCGTGGTGCTGGCCACCGGCGGGATCGGCAAGTCCTTCAAGGTGACCTCGAACTCCTGGGAGTACACCGGGGACGGGCACGCGCTGGCGCTGCTGGCGGGGGCGCCGCTGATCAACATGGAGTTCGTGCAGTTCCACCCCACCGGGATGGTCTGGCCGCCGTCGGTGAAGGGGATCCTGGTCACCGAGTCGGTGCGGGGCGACGGCGGCGTGCTGCGCAACAGCGACGGCAAGCGGTTCATGTTCGACTACATCCCGGACGTCTTCAAGGAGAAGTACGCGCAGAGCGAGGACGAGGCCGACGGCTGGTACGCCGACCCCGAGCACCACCGCCGCCCGCCCGAGCTGCTCCCCCGCGACGAGGTCGCCCGCGCCATCAACTCCGAGGTCAAGGCGGGCCGCGGCTCCCCGCACGGCGGTGTCTTCCTCGATGTGTCGACCCGCCTGTCGGCGGAGGAGATCAAACGGCGGCTGCCCTCCATGCACCACCAGTTCAAGGAGCTCGCGGACGTCGACATCACCGCCGAGCCCATGGAGGTCGGCCCCACCTGCCACTACGTCATGGGCGGTGTCGACGTCGACCCCGACACCGCAGCCGCCACCGGCGTCCCCGGGCTCTTCGCCGCCGGCGAGGTCGCCGGCGGCATGCACGGCTCCAACCGCCTCGGCGGCAACTCCCTGTCCGACCTGCTGGTCTTCGGCCGCCGGGCCGGGCTGCACGCCGCCCAGTACGCCGCCGGGCTGGACGGCGCACGCCCCGCGATCGACGAGGAGCAGATCGACGACGCCGCAGCCGAGGCCCTGCGCCCCTTCAGCGCCGAGGCGCCCGAGGGTCCGACGGAGAACCCGTACGGCCTCCACCAGGAGCTCCAGCAGACCATGAACGACCTCGTCGGCATCATCAGGCGGGCCGACGAGATGCAGGAGGCCCTGGACCGCCTCGCCACCCTGCGCGTACGCGCCCGCCGGGCCGGCGTCGAGGGCCACCGCCAGTTCAACCCCGGCTGGCACCTCTCCCTCGACCTGCGCAACATGCTCCTGGTCAGCGAGTGCGTCGCCCGCGCCGCGCTGCTGCGTACGGAATCGCGCGGCGGCCACACCCGCGACGACTACCCCGAGATGGACCGCGACTGGCGCAAGCTCAACCTGGTCTGCGCGCTCGCCGAACCCTCGGAGGACCTGCTCGGCCAGATCTCCGCCACCCGCCGCGACATGCCGCCCATCCGCGGCGATCTGCTCGCCCTCTTCGACCAGGACGAGCTGCTCAAGTACCTGACCGACGAGGAGCTGGACCGTTGA
- a CDS encoding succinate dehydrogenase/fumarate reductase iron-sulfur subunit, with translation MSTYKAHFRVWRGDAEGGELQDYDVEVHDGEVVLDIIHRLQATQANDLAVRWNCKAGKCGSCSAEVNGRPRLMCMTRMSVFGEEETITVTPMRAFPVVRDLVTDVSFNYAKAREVPSFVPPAGLAPGEYRMAQADVDRSQEFRKCIECFLCQDTCHVVRDHEENKAAFAGPRFLMRIAELDMHPLDAAEEAGLDRKASAQDEHGLGYCNITKCCTEVCPEQIKITDNALIPLKERAVDRKYDPLVWLGNVIRRRP, from the coding sequence TTGAGCACGTACAAAGCGCACTTCAGGGTCTGGCGGGGCGACGCCGAGGGCGGCGAGCTCCAGGACTACGACGTCGAGGTGCACGACGGCGAGGTCGTCCTCGACATCATCCACCGGCTCCAGGCCACCCAGGCCAACGACCTCGCCGTGCGCTGGAACTGCAAGGCCGGCAAGTGCGGCTCCTGCAGCGCGGAGGTGAACGGCCGGCCCCGGCTGATGTGCATGACGCGCATGTCGGTCTTCGGCGAGGAGGAGACCATCACGGTGACGCCGATGCGGGCGTTCCCCGTCGTGCGGGACCTCGTGACCGACGTGTCCTTCAACTACGCCAAGGCGCGCGAGGTGCCGTCGTTCGTACCGCCTGCCGGGCTCGCCCCGGGCGAGTACCGGATGGCCCAGGCCGATGTGGACCGCTCGCAGGAGTTCCGCAAGTGCATCGAGTGCTTCCTGTGCCAGGACACCTGCCACGTGGTGCGCGACCACGAGGAGAACAAGGCGGCCTTCGCCGGGCCCCGCTTCCTGATGCGGATCGCCGAGCTGGACATGCACCCGCTGGACGCGGCGGAGGAGGCCGGGCTGGACCGCAAGGCGTCGGCCCAGGACGAGCACGGGCTGGGGTACTGCAACATCACCAAGTGCTGCACCGAGGTCTGCCCTGAGCAGATCAAGATCACGGACAACGCGCTGATCCCGCTCAAGGAGCGGGCGGTCGACCGCAAGTACGATCCGCTGGTGTGGCTGGGGAACGTGATCCGCCGCCGGCCCTAG